The proteins below are encoded in one region of Pseudomonas putida S13.1.2:
- the brxC gene encoding BREX system P-loop protein BrxC produces the protein MEIKQLFDPSKNIYRSIEKVITYGISQEERLKAEIGEYVVTDSIDEQFNKLLLKMQAAMDIGGENEVGVWVSGFYGSGKSSLTKYLGLAFDDSIKIDSVPFIQHLQDRLKKTTTRQLLSTVAKRFPAAVLMLDLASEQVAGATMEEVSTVLYYKVLQWAGYSRNLKVAALERKLKKDGRYQEFLDLFKDMTGGEQWQNYRNDELVVDSLVPAIAHQLYPNLFKTESSFSTESSEVIRFENDRVQEMLEIAREASGKDYIIFIIDEVGQYVGSRPNLILNLDGLAKNLKALGDGKVWIIGTAQQTLTEDDPRASLNSPQLFKLKDRFPIQIDLEANDIKEICYTRLLGKSPQGSAEIGALFDQYGQALRHNTKLEDARAYGADFDKATFTNLYPFLPAHFDILLHLLGALARSTGGIGLRSAIKVIQDVLVEPGEGKTPIADQPVGWLATTVTLYDALEKDIQRAFASIHKAVESVCKIRFSHSAIHQHIAKTVGVLQILGNLPITRQNVSSLMHGSISAPSQAEAIKQAVEELISDPIVPFGEQDGCLRFFSEKLNDIEQERSQIPLRTVELKRIANNALTTAYSPLPSTQLHGSLVVQAGLKVQSQGGLPVALAGDRNTIQTIVELVDPKDYDATRTRSVDESRQKQTLYQIFLVGRTTPEIDDLTAEIYRCKEIANKYRNDPDQEVKEYCNGQSDRANRLNAELERLIKRSLLQGSFVFRGQVNAVANLGTELADAARKHLGEVADQVFDRYGEAPVRAATELAEKFLRVGNLTGITTQLDPLSLVHVQAAKANIRTDHRALISIRDYIDRLGIVEGKSLSEKFADAPFGWSPDTLRYLLAAMLVAGEIKLKVAGREVTVNGQQAIDALKTNNSFKSVGVSLRDDKPSMEMLALASARLTELSGDLVVPLEDSISKATTKLFPNLQQRYAPLAEKLKGLGLPGVERLDSLSRDIADVLLTDASDAPQRLGKQDSALYETLKWAADVRNSLEQGLEQTLRDLQHHRRAIDGLPQTDIPARLKEELAEPFAQLEQRLHQLDFHSHSADFNTRLTHLRAQVSSAAEAMQAAQAERLKAAEVDLQRVPEWSELTLQEQQELLGNLEGLILQVQSNIAGLQALVNRDYEIHSQVQQLKQRIERLGRERLQEKVKSEQQEKEQVGVQESKTITRSFKARSRITSLSDLDAMIQVLQKLKSELKYAHAFELDVQVEE, from the coding sequence ATGGAAATCAAACAGCTTTTCGACCCCAGCAAGAACATTTACCGCAGCATCGAGAAAGTCATCACCTACGGGATCTCCCAGGAGGAGCGCCTCAAGGCGGAGATCGGCGAATACGTAGTGACCGACAGCATCGACGAGCAGTTCAACAAACTGCTACTCAAGATGCAGGCAGCCATGGATATTGGTGGTGAGAACGAGGTAGGGGTCTGGGTCTCCGGATTTTACGGCTCTGGCAAGAGCTCGTTGACCAAGTACCTAGGCCTGGCCTTCGACGATAGCATCAAGATTGACAGTGTGCCGTTCATTCAGCACTTGCAAGACCGCCTGAAGAAGACTACTACTCGGCAGCTGCTCAGCACCGTGGCTAAGCGCTTCCCGGCGGCGGTGTTGATGCTCGACTTAGCCAGCGAGCAGGTGGCGGGTGCCACCATGGAGGAGGTCTCCACCGTCCTCTATTACAAGGTGTTGCAATGGGCCGGCTATTCGCGCAACCTCAAGGTGGCGGCCTTGGAGCGCAAACTGAAGAAGGATGGTCGCTACCAGGAGTTCCTCGATTTGTTTAAGGACATGACGGGGGGCGAACAATGGCAGAACTATCGCAATGACGAGTTGGTCGTAGATAGCCTGGTGCCGGCCATTGCTCACCAGCTCTACCCGAATCTGTTTAAGACCGAGAGCTCGTTCAGCACCGAGTCCAGCGAGGTCATCCGTTTCGAGAACGACCGTGTTCAGGAGATGCTGGAAATCGCCCGTGAGGCCTCCGGCAAGGACTACATCATCTTCATCATCGATGAGGTGGGGCAGTACGTCGGCTCGCGTCCCAACCTGATCCTCAATCTCGACGGTCTGGCCAAGAACCTCAAGGCCCTGGGTGATGGCAAGGTCTGGATCATCGGTACCGCGCAACAAACTCTGACCGAGGACGATCCGCGCGCCTCGCTCAACTCGCCGCAGCTGTTCAAGCTCAAAGACCGCTTCCCGATCCAGATCGACCTGGAAGCCAATGACATCAAGGAAATCTGCTACACCCGTCTGCTCGGCAAGTCGCCGCAAGGGAGCGCCGAGATTGGCGCTCTGTTCGACCAATATGGGCAAGCCCTACGTCACAACACCAAACTGGAGGACGCCCGCGCTTACGGCGCGGATTTCGACAAGGCTACATTCACCAACCTGTACCCCTTCCTGCCGGCGCACTTTGACATTCTGTTGCATCTGCTGGGCGCTCTGGCGCGTTCCACGGGCGGTATCGGTCTTCGCTCGGCGATCAAGGTGATCCAGGATGTGCTGGTCGAGCCGGGCGAGGGCAAGACTCCCATCGCCGATCAGCCGGTGGGCTGGCTGGCCACCACGGTGACGCTGTATGACGCCTTGGAAAAAGATATCCAGCGCGCATTCGCCAGCATTCACAAGGCCGTTGAAAGCGTCTGCAAGATTCGCTTCAGCCACTCGGCGATCCACCAGCATATCGCTAAGACTGTAGGGGTCCTGCAGATCCTCGGTAACCTGCCGATCACCCGGCAGAACGTCAGCAGCCTAATGCATGGCAGCATTTCCGCACCCAGCCAGGCGGAGGCAATCAAGCAGGCCGTCGAAGAGCTGATTAGTGACCCCATAGTTCCTTTTGGTGAGCAGGACGGCTGCTTGCGCTTCTTTAGCGAGAAGCTCAACGATATCGAGCAAGAACGCAGCCAGATTCCGCTGCGTACCGTCGAACTCAAGCGTATCGCCAACAATGCGCTGACGACTGCTTACAGCCCGCTGCCGAGCACCCAGTTGCACGGCTCCTTGGTAGTGCAAGCCGGCCTCAAGGTCCAGAGCCAAGGCGGCCTTCCGGTTGCTCTGGCCGGGGATCGCAACACCATCCAGACCATCGTCGAGCTGGTCGATCCGAAGGACTACGACGCCACGCGTACTCGCTCGGTGGATGAGTCGCGTCAGAAGCAGACCCTGTACCAGATATTCCTGGTCGGGCGTACCACCCCGGAAATCGACGACCTGACGGCGGAAATCTATCGCTGCAAGGAAATCGCCAACAAGTACCGGAATGACCCTGATCAGGAGGTCAAGGAGTACTGCAATGGTCAGTCGGATCGTGCCAATCGCTTGAATGCTGAGCTGGAGCGCCTGATCAAGCGCAGCCTGCTGCAAGGCTCCTTCGTTTTCCGGGGCCAAGTAAATGCCGTGGCGAACTTGGGTACAGAGCTGGCTGATGCTGCTCGAAAACACCTGGGCGAAGTTGCGGACCAGGTGTTCGACCGCTATGGCGAAGCACCTGTGCGCGCAGCTACCGAGTTGGCAGAGAAGTTCCTGCGTGTTGGCAATCTCACCGGCATTACTACCCAGCTCGATCCGCTCAGTTTGGTGCATGTTCAGGCTGCTAAGGCTAACATCCGCACCGACCACAGGGCACTGATCAGCATCCGCGACTACATCGACCGGCTGGGGATCGTCGAGGGCAAGAGCCTCAGCGAGAAGTTCGCCGATGCGCCGTTTGGGTGGTCTCCGGACACGCTCCGCTATTTGCTGGCCGCCATGCTGGTGGCAGGTGAGATCAAGCTCAAAGTCGCTGGACGTGAGGTCACCGTCAACGGCCAGCAAGCCATCGATGCGTTGAAGACCAACAATAGCTTCAAGAGCGTCGGTGTTTCCCTGCGTGATGACAAGCCCTCGATGGAAATGCTCGCCCTGGCTTCGGCCCGGCTGACCGAACTGAGCGGCGACCTGGTCGTGCCGCTGGAGGACTCAATCAGCAAGGCGACCACCAAGCTGTTTCCCAACCTGCAACAGCGTTATGCGCCCTTGGCGGAAAAACTCAAAGGTTTAGGGTTGCCGGGCGTTGAGCGCCTTGACAGCCTGAGCCGGGATATCGCCGATGTCCTTCTGACCGATGCCTCAGATGCGCCGCAACGGCTAGGCAAGCAGGACTCGGCCCTCTACGAAACCCTCAAATGGGCCGCCGATGTGCGTAACAGCCTGGAGCAGGGCCTGGAGCAAACCCTGCGCGATCTTCAACATCATCGCCGTGCTATCGATGGGCTGCCGCAAACCGATATTCCCGCTCGGCTCAAGGAGGAGCTTGCCGAGCCGTTTGCCCAGTTGGAACAGCGTTTGCATCAGCTGGACTTCCATAGCCACTCAGCCGACTTCAATACCCGCCTTACCCACCTGCGAGCTCAGGTGAGCAGTGCTGCTGAGGCCATGCAGGCAGCTCAGGCTGAGCGCTTGAAAGCGGCAGAAGTCGATTTGCAACGCGTCCCAGAGTGGAGCGAGCTGACCCTACAAGAGCAGCAGGAGCTACTGGGTAACCTGGAAGGTTTAATTCTCCAAGTACAATCGAATATTGCTGGCTTGCAAGCACTGGTCAATCGTGACTACGAAATCCACAGCCAGGTGCAGCAGCTCAAGCAGCGCATCGAGCGCTTGGGGCGCGAACGCCTACAAGAGAAGGTCAAGTCTGAGCAGCAGGAAAAAGAACAGGTGGGGGTGCAAGAGAGTAAGACCATTACCCGCAGCTTCAAGGCCCGTTCGCGCATTACCTCGCTGTCCGACCTGGATGCCATGATCCAGGTGCTGCAAAAGCTCAAGAGCGAACTGAAATACGCCCACGCCTTCGAGCTTGATGTGCAGGTGGAGGAGTAA
- the pglX gene encoding BREX-1 system adenine-specific DNA-methyltransferase PglX codes for MAFDQSTRNCLQKLVSRCRRLLSEEFSIQLQQAYGIDPNSGDVASMERLAHLSDRDRQTAQLLRDTLAHYLAVDEDDKAHRIAAIDRIIREQAFTVLNRLAALLMMEARGLLAAAVVSQGQQSQAFELYKMVAGSALGETGEAYRTFLFSLFDEFAIDLPALFDRYAAQGRLFPREPALLEVLQALNHQEIQPLWAEDETIGWIYQYFNSKEERKAMRDASQAPRNSRELAVRNQFFTPRYVVEFLVDNTLGRLWFNATGGQTDLRRRCQYLLVKPDEQPEISIRLRDPRTLKLLDPACGSMHFGLYAFDLFLQLYQEAWDWEQTHGPGSLDVSSQPNAGWLPLSHSYADREAYLREVPRLIVEHNIYGVDIDPRAAQIASLALWLRAQRAWHDAGVKVQQRPEVGRGHVVAAIAPPAERELCQQFTASLDKRDAELFEKTLQLLNGLPELGVLLQVERELPNLIRQVYVGTGTGLFASEEQESWDQAEARLRAALVEFTQATKSTYQGRLFAQDALEGLRLIDLCREVFDAVVMNPPFGALSLGVKGYLSDTYTNSGNDLLGIFVDRGLSLLRIGGRLGAITSRTCFFLTSFTDWRKNVVLGRSGIEVIADLGQGVMDDAMVEAAAYVLERGTAHPTTNVIRAIADSNRNEALDVCVATHRKGETDARLFKAEKKTFDLLPDSPFVYWVDASTIKQFNSDECFEPNVASVRVGLQTGDDPRFVRAVWEVPPKDTQFCYYPTNEEAFCSFEDPVVQAYFRRRDEGTPRWAFHVKAGASQPWYSPITLKLNYLEHGAELRGFKDGKGKPRAYLRSQGYYYRPGFSWTRRAVRFYPYVIPSNCIPSVSRYMAFPSSGRETEALGVCASRLASAFFRFYGEKFEFPNFLVESVKMLPWPRLGDDAKDYFSTLITDEVEKRRQAYKNFEPFHEFVLPARICDYSGGGAALAFDRYSLIGEYGESLVADAYGFTPKQAETVERDLREAIAHQHGDISETDGEESSAEDSDFVLDASPYATEEAHISYLVGCVFGRWDIRFATGERQPESLPSPFAPLPVCPPGMLQNEKGLPASEQELPEKYPLAIAWSGVLVDEEGHRSDVVERLQSALRSIWKEQADVIEEETCVRLGCKSLRDYFRRPGGFFADHLRRYTKSTRKAPIYWPLATASGSYTLWLYYPSLSDQTLFTAVNDFVDPKLEDLRDELATLRGKGPNRSRQEEKDLEALATLEHELADLRDSLLEIAPNFRPNQDDGVQLTAAPLWKLFSLKSWQKVLKDTWVKLEKGDYDWAHMAMNYWPQRVSEKCIIDKSLAIAHNLEHLYVEPEPKPAKARGRKKAGSTE; via the coding sequence ATGGCATTTGATCAAAGCACCCGCAATTGCCTGCAAAAGCTGGTCAGTCGTTGCCGAAGACTGCTCAGTGAGGAGTTCAGCATTCAATTGCAGCAGGCCTATGGCATTGACCCGAACAGTGGCGATGTAGCAAGCATGGAGCGGCTGGCTCACCTGAGTGACCGGGATCGACAGACTGCTCAACTGCTGCGCGACACCCTCGCGCACTATCTGGCTGTGGATGAGGACGACAAAGCCCATCGTATCGCCGCCATCGACCGCATCATTCGCGAGCAGGCCTTCACTGTACTCAACCGGCTTGCTGCCCTGCTGATGATGGAGGCGCGAGGCCTGCTGGCGGCGGCGGTGGTCAGCCAAGGGCAGCAGTCCCAGGCTTTCGAACTGTACAAGATGGTAGCTGGTAGTGCTCTGGGTGAAACTGGTGAAGCCTACCGCACCTTCCTGTTCAGTCTGTTTGATGAGTTCGCCATCGATCTGCCGGCGCTATTCGACCGCTATGCCGCACAGGGGCGCCTGTTCCCTCGCGAGCCAGCGTTGCTTGAAGTGTTGCAAGCGCTGAATCACCAAGAGATTCAGCCGCTATGGGCTGAAGACGAAACCATCGGCTGGATCTACCAGTACTTCAACTCTAAGGAAGAGCGCAAGGCAATGCGCGATGCCAGCCAGGCGCCGCGTAACAGCCGCGAACTAGCGGTACGTAATCAGTTCTTCACTCCACGCTACGTGGTGGAGTTCTTGGTCGACAACACCCTGGGGCGTCTGTGGTTCAACGCTACTGGGGGACAGACTGACTTACGCCGGCGTTGTCAATACCTGCTAGTCAAGCCGGACGAACAGCCTGAGATTAGCATCCGGCTGCGCGATCCGCGCACCCTCAAGCTGCTCGATCCGGCCTGCGGGTCAATGCACTTTGGGCTGTACGCTTTCGACTTATTCTTGCAGTTATATCAGGAAGCCTGGGACTGGGAGCAGACTCATGGCCCAGGCTCGCTGGACGTGTCTTCCCAGCCGAATGCCGGTTGGCTGCCGCTCAGCCACTCTTACGCCGACCGTGAGGCCTACCTGCGTGAAGTACCGCGGTTGATCGTCGAGCACAATATCTACGGCGTGGATATCGACCCTCGCGCTGCACAAATAGCCTCACTGGCGCTGTGGTTACGGGCGCAGCGCGCCTGGCACGATGCAGGGGTCAAGGTTCAGCAGCGTCCGGAAGTGGGGCGTGGACATGTAGTCGCTGCCATTGCTCCACCGGCCGAGCGCGAGTTATGCCAACAGTTCACCGCCAGCCTTGACAAGCGCGATGCTGAGCTGTTCGAAAAGACTCTGCAACTGCTCAATGGCCTGCCTGAACTCGGCGTGCTATTGCAAGTGGAACGCGAGCTACCCAACTTGATTCGCCAGGTTTATGTTGGCACCGGCACCGGCTTGTTTGCTTCGGAGGAACAAGAAAGCTGGGACCAAGCTGAAGCCCGCCTGCGTGCGGCACTGGTCGAATTCACACAGGCAACAAAATCGACTTACCAGGGACGGCTATTTGCTCAGGATGCCTTGGAGGGGTTGCGCTTGATTGACTTGTGCCGCGAAGTGTTTGACGCGGTTGTCATGAATCCGCCGTTTGGGGCGTTATCCCTTGGTGTGAAGGGCTATTTATCTGATACCTATACGAATTCTGGTAATGATCTTCTGGGCATTTTTGTTGATCGTGGATTGTCGTTGCTTCGAATTGGGGGACGTCTGGGAGCAATTACCTCAAGAACCTGTTTCTTCTTGACCAGCTTCACAGACTGGAGGAAGAACGTCGTTTTAGGTCGTTCTGGTATCGAGGTAATTGCCGATCTTGGTCAGGGAGTGATGGACGATGCAATGGTGGAGGCGGCAGCCTATGTCCTGGAACGCGGAACTGCACACCCGACTACCAATGTCATTCGTGCTATTGCCGACTCGAATCGCAATGAAGCCTTAGATGTCTGTGTGGCTACTCATCGCAAAGGCGAGACTGATGCACGCTTGTTCAAGGCCGAGAAGAAGACCTTTGATCTATTACCAGACTCACCTTTTGTCTATTGGGTAGACGCCAGCACGATCAAGCAATTTAATTCCGATGAATGTTTTGAGCCGAATGTGGCTAGTGTGCGAGTGGGGTTGCAAACCGGCGACGACCCACGCTTCGTGCGGGCTGTGTGGGAGGTGCCCCCCAAAGACACGCAATTTTGCTACTACCCGACAAATGAGGAAGCTTTCTGCAGTTTCGAAGATCCTGTTGTGCAGGCATATTTTCGTAGACGTGATGAAGGTACTCCGCGCTGGGCATTTCATGTCAAGGCAGGAGCTTCGCAGCCTTGGTACTCCCCTATTACGTTGAAACTGAATTACTTAGAACATGGTGCCGAGCTTCGGGGTTTCAAGGATGGAAAAGGGAAACCAAGAGCATATCTGAGGAGTCAAGGATACTATTATCGACCTGGCTTCAGTTGGACTCGCCGCGCAGTCCGTTTCTACCCCTACGTAATTCCAAGCAACTGCATTCCGTCTGTCAGCCGCTATATGGCGTTTCCTAGTTCAGGACGTGAAACCGAAGCCTTAGGTGTATGTGCGTCACGCTTGGCGTCTGCATTTTTTCGATTTTATGGCGAAAAATTTGAATTTCCGAATTTCTTGGTCGAGAGCGTCAAGATGTTGCCTTGGCCTCGATTGGGCGACGATGCCAAAGATTACTTCAGTACCTTAATTACTGATGAAGTTGAGAAAAGGCGACAAGCCTATAAAAATTTCGAGCCTTTTCATGAGTTCGTATTGCCTGCTCGCATTTGCGATTATTCTGGTGGTGGCGCTGCACTGGCGTTCGATCGCTATAGCCTCATAGGTGAATACGGTGAAAGTTTGGTTGCAGATGCCTACGGCTTTACACCGAAGCAGGCAGAGACAGTGGAACGTGACTTGCGGGAAGCCATAGCTCATCAACATGGTGATATTTCTGAAACGGATGGCGAAGAGTCTTCGGCTGAAGACTCAGACTTTGTTCTGGATGCCTCTCCTTACGCTACTGAGGAGGCGCATATATCCTACCTTGTAGGTTGTGTATTCGGTCGTTGGGATATTCGCTTTGCAACGGGAGAGCGTCAGCCTGAATCGTTACCAAGTCCTTTCGCTCCCTTGCCAGTATGTCCTCCAGGCATGCTTCAAAACGAAAAAGGCCTCCCCGCCTCTGAGCAAGAGTTACCAGAAAAATATCCGTTGGCCATTGCGTGGTCTGGTGTGCTTGTTGATGAAGAAGGCCATAGATCGGACGTTGTTGAGCGGTTGCAAAGTGCACTTCGTTCAATCTGGAAGGAGCAGGCAGACGTTATTGAGGAAGAGACATGCGTAAGACTGGGTTGTAAGTCGCTTCGAGATTACTTTCGACGTCCAGGTGGATTCTTTGCCGACCATCTCAGGCGCTACACGAAGAGCACCCGCAAGGCGCCGATTTACTGGCCGCTGGCGACCGCTTCCGGTAGCTACACGCTATGGCTCTACTACCCTAGCCTGAGCGACCAGACGCTTTTCACGGCAGTTAACGACTTCGTTGATCCCAAGCTGGAGGATTTGCGCGATGAGCTGGCTACTTTGCGCGGCAAAGGCCCCAACCGTAGCCGTCAGGAGGAGAAGGATTTGGAGGCGCTCGCTACTCTGGAGCACGAGCTAGCCGACCTGCGCGACAGCCTGCTGGAAATCGCTCCCAACTTCCGCCCTAACCAAGACGACGGCGTACAGCTCACCGCCGCCCCCCTGTGGAAACTTTTCAGCCTCAAGTCCTGGCAGAAGGTGTTGAAAGATACCTGGGTGAAGCTGGAAAAAGGCGACTATGACTGGGCACACATGGCGATGAACTACTGGCCGCAGCGGGTGAGCGAGAAGTGCATCATCGACAAGTCGCTAGCCATCGCCCACAACCTAGAACATTTATATGTCGAACCAGAGCCGAAGCCAGCGAAGGCCCGGGGCCGCAAGAAAGCAGGGAGCACCGAATGA
- a CDS encoding DUF262 domain-containing protein, with protein MSIMQQSSKAQDRALGVWFQSIQQGQVKLPRFQRFEAWDRNRVTGFLNTIINNLPVGVTLALEVGDVEKFESRYISTAEPPAAGRVNQHLLDGQQRLTAFWRSMHNNYKWETYFVYLPQFDRYYDKSGDEVEVCCIPRWINKNGLHMPRWADDPRSSFERGFVPISLLRPGDLVGEIDVWLASATNHLRPSKGDSDAWEQMEKYNVLREQFKNELCTLRERVTHFNLPYLSLPAGTSKEVALQVFINMNTNSKPLSLYDIIVAEVESVAGRSLHELQVALDEKCPYVRRYGELGDLILSTSALLQEKIPNTRGMVEMSKTLMLDNWPTLERGLERMVAMLASQGIYDSARLPTNAVLAVLAASYALIPEHGDFLGNAEKLLRRYLWSSFFSDRYENSAASRAFADFKALKLLLQKKSFSDEDLAGVPVLDRSQHPLATVDELMNAGWPKGAGIEARAIMAVTTYLGAVDFADHKPASYESLQGREYHHVFPDALLAEANIPSYLALNCALITWKTNRSIGRKDPLNYLKDRVEWAGEDTVRKRLKTHLIDYDDLAKANYGAVSGDEFVELLNADFTAFLRNRALLVEAAMKQLADGESSDLHDLWSVLNSVEEAVV; from the coding sequence ATGAGCATCATGCAGCAGTCCAGCAAAGCCCAGGACAGGGCACTGGGGGTTTGGTTCCAGAGCATCCAGCAAGGGCAGGTGAAGTTGCCACGTTTCCAGCGCTTCGAGGCCTGGGATCGCAATCGGGTGACCGGGTTTCTCAATACCATCATCAACAACCTGCCTGTGGGCGTGACCCTGGCGCTAGAGGTGGGTGATGTCGAGAAGTTCGAGTCACGTTACATCTCCACCGCCGAGCCTCCGGCAGCAGGGCGTGTGAACCAGCACCTGCTTGATGGTCAGCAGCGCCTGACAGCCTTCTGGCGCTCGATGCACAACAACTACAAGTGGGAAACCTACTTCGTATATTTGCCGCAGTTCGACCGTTACTACGATAAGTCGGGCGATGAGGTGGAGGTGTGCTGCATTCCGCGCTGGATCAACAAGAATGGCCTGCACATGCCCCGTTGGGCTGATGATCCCAGAAGCAGTTTCGAGCGTGGGTTCGTGCCCATTTCCCTTCTGCGCCCAGGTGATTTGGTTGGCGAGATCGATGTCTGGCTGGCTAGCGCGACCAACCACTTGCGGCCGAGCAAAGGCGATTCTGATGCCTGGGAGCAGATGGAGAAGTACAACGTCTTGCGCGAGCAGTTCAAGAACGAACTCTGCACACTTCGCGAGCGGGTAACCCACTTCAATCTGCCTTATCTCTCGTTACCGGCCGGCACATCCAAGGAAGTGGCGCTACAGGTGTTCATCAATATGAATACCAATAGTAAGCCGCTCTCGCTGTACGACATCATTGTTGCTGAGGTCGAGAGCGTCGCTGGCCGCTCGCTGCATGAACTTCAAGTGGCACTGGACGAGAAGTGCCCGTACGTCCGCCGCTATGGCGAGCTGGGTGACCTGATTCTTTCAACATCGGCGCTGCTTCAGGAGAAAATCCCCAATACACGCGGCATGGTGGAGATGTCCAAGACGCTCATGCTGGACAATTGGCCGACGCTTGAGCGTGGCCTGGAGCGCATGGTGGCGATGCTGGCGAGCCAGGGCATCTACGACTCCGCACGGTTGCCGACCAATGCCGTGCTGGCCGTATTGGCAGCCAGCTATGCGCTGATCCCGGAGCATGGAGACTTTTTGGGCAATGCGGAGAAATTGCTGCGCCGTTATCTGTGGTCGTCCTTCTTCAGTGATCGTTACGAGAACTCTGCTGCATCTCGGGCCTTTGCCGATTTCAAGGCGCTGAAACTACTACTGCAGAAGAAGAGCTTTTCGGATGAAGATCTTGCAGGGGTGCCTGTTCTGGATCGCTCCCAGCATCCTCTGGCGACCGTGGATGAGCTGATGAATGCAGGTTGGCCTAAGGGAGCTGGTATCGAGGCGCGAGCCATCATGGCGGTGACGACCTACCTCGGGGCAGTCGATTTCGCTGACCACAAGCCGGCCTCGTACGAGAGTTTGCAGGGGCGGGAGTATCACCACGTCTTCCCCGATGCTTTGCTGGCTGAGGCCAATATCCCAAGCTATCTGGCGCTCAATTGTGCACTGATCACTTGGAAAACCAATCGAAGCATTGGCCGCAAAGATCCTCTCAACTACCTGAAAGATCGCGTGGAGTGGGCTGGTGAAGATACTGTGCGCAAGCGTCTCAAGACGCACCTGATCGACTATGACGATCTAGCCAAGGCGAATTATGGCGCTGTTAGCGGTGACGAGTTCGTAGAGCTCTTGAATGCAGACTTCACAGCATTCCTGCGTAACCGAGCCCTGTTGGTTGAGGCTGCAATGAAGCAGTTGGCTGATGGCGAGTCTTCCGATTTACATGACCTCTGGTCAGTGCTCAACTCTGTTGAAGAGGCTGTTGTTTGA